The Pedobacter roseus genome contains a region encoding:
- a CDS encoding sugar porter family MFS transporter, whose amino-acid sequence MKKHSVLAWSMVVALGGFLFGFDTAVISGAEKSIQQFWNLSAFAHGLTISIALIGTVIGSLVGSRPSDYFGRKNTLYFVAAAYLFSSLGTALADNWYIFLVFRFLGGLGVGISSVTAPIYISEVSPAHRRGRLVGLFQFNVVLGILISYLSNYLLSQAGEASWRWMLGVQAFPSMIFLVLIYFIPESPRWLILKRGAYDKALEILRIINPLNCNEELAAIQKSGQDMLQDKSSDGLFSGKYNRPVILAVLFAFFNQVSGINAIIYYAPRIFEMAGLGAHSSLLSTVGIGMVNFIFTLLAINIIDKVGRKKLMLIGSFGLIISLGLVAIAFLGGSSSGFEIPIYVMLFIAFFAFSQGAVIWVFISEIFPNQVRAKGQTLGSSTHWVMAALIAFCFPYLAESFGGANIFFFFAAMMLLQLLFVWKMMPETKGKSLEQIETGIVMH is encoded by the coding sequence ATGAAAAAACATTCCGTCCTGGCTTGGTCCATGGTCGTAGCCCTAGGAGGCTTTCTGTTTGGATTCGATACAGCCGTTATATCAGGGGCTGAAAAATCCATTCAACAGTTTTGGAACCTTTCGGCATTTGCTCACGGGCTTACCATATCCATTGCACTCATCGGTACAGTAATCGGCTCTTTGGTAGGATCCCGTCCATCTGATTATTTCGGAAGAAAGAATACCCTCTATTTTGTTGCTGCAGCGTACCTGTTCTCCTCACTTGGCACTGCGCTTGCGGATAACTGGTACATATTTTTGGTATTCCGTTTTCTTGGAGGTTTAGGGGTAGGCATTTCATCGGTTACTGCCCCCATTTATATCTCGGAGGTATCTCCGGCACATAGAAGGGGCAGGCTTGTGGGCCTTTTCCAGTTCAATGTCGTTCTGGGGATATTAATCTCCTATCTTTCCAACTATCTGTTAAGCCAGGCAGGAGAGGCTTCATGGAGATGGATGCTGGGTGTTCAGGCATTTCCCTCGATGATATTCCTGGTTCTGATCTACTTTATTCCTGAAAGCCCAAGATGGCTTATACTTAAGCGTGGTGCATACGATAAAGCATTGGAAATACTGCGCATCATAAATCCGCTAAACTGCAACGAAGAGCTCGCCGCTATACAGAAGTCTGGTCAGGATATGCTACAAGATAAATCTTCGGATGGACTTTTTTCAGGGAAGTACAACAGACCCGTTATCCTGGCCGTGCTATTTGCCTTTTTTAATCAGGTATCTGGAATAAATGCCATTATTTATTATGCTCCCAGAATTTTTGAAATGGCAGGGCTCGGTGCACATTCTTCACTTTTATCCACTGTTGGTATTGGAATGGTGAATTTCATATTTACACTTCTTGCAATTAACATTATAGATAAAGTTGGCAGAAAAAAACTGATGCTGATCGGCTCTTTCGGTCTGATCATCTCTCTTGGACTTGTTGCTATTGCATTTCTGGGAGGTTCATCCAGCGGATTTGAGATCCCAATTTATGTCATGCTCTTTATTGCTTTCTTCGCTTTTTCGCAAGGGGCGGTTATCTGGGTATTCATTTCCGAGATTTTCCCAAATCAGGTCAGGGCAAAGGGGCAAACACTCGGCAGCTCTACCCACTGGGTAATGGCAGCACTAATTGCATTCTGCTTTCCCTATCTGGCAGAATCATTTGGAGGGGCAAACATATTTTTCTTTTTCGCTGCCATGATGTTACTGCAGCTGCTATTCGTTTGGAAGATGATGCCTGAAACAAAGGGGAAATCCCTGGAGCAGATAGAGACCGGAATCGTAATGCACTAA
- a CDS encoding carbohydrate kinase family protein, with translation MITPAICFGEILWDVLPDGRMPGGAPLNVAYHLNKLGLSSSIISKIGDDENGVKLERLLDGWHINKSLLQRDTIHPTSEVIARVSSRNEVSYEIVFPVAWDFIDHQFMIDNALKSSIYFVYGSLASRNTLSRETLFKFLESDAIKVFDINLRPPFFDKSLLANLMERADIVKFNESELQMAQILFGGSFINELEQVRFIQERFSVPEVIVTKGEFGASYYRMDQSYHAWGSEVKVNDTIGSGDSFLAAFIASHQLGLPPKTIIKNAIGMGAFIATKKGGCPEYEIEEYEKFIDEIF, from the coding sequence ATGATCACACCTGCTATATGCTTTGGCGAAATATTATGGGATGTGCTGCCTGACGGGCGCATGCCGGGTGGTGCACCGCTAAATGTTGCCTATCACCTCAATAAGCTTGGATTGTCCAGTAGTATCATCAGTAAAATCGGAGATGATGAAAACGGAGTGAAACTGGAACGTTTGCTTGATGGTTGGCATATTAACAAAAGCCTCCTTCAGCGCGATACAATTCACCCTACCAGTGAAGTGATTGCCCGTGTGAGCAGTAGAAATGAGGTTTCCTATGAAATCGTGTTTCCCGTAGCATGGGATTTCATCGATCACCAGTTCATGATCGATAATGCACTGAAGTCATCCATATATTTTGTATACGGAAGCCTGGCCTCCAGAAATACGCTTTCCAGAGAAACGTTGTTTAAATTCCTGGAAAGTGATGCAATAAAGGTATTTGACATCAATCTGCGCCCCCCTTTCTTTGATAAGAGCCTTTTAGCAAATTTAATGGAACGGGCAGATATAGTAAAATTTAATGAGTCGGAGCTACAGATGGCCCAGATTCTTTTCGGTGGAAGTTTCATAAATGAGTTAGAGCAGGTCCGTTTTATTCAGGAACGCTTCAGTGTGCCAGAGGTAATCGTAACTAAAGGTGAATTCGGGGCTTCCTATTACAGGATGGATCAATCCTACCATGCCTGGGGATCCGAGGTGAAAGTGAATGATACCATTGGCAGTGGTGATTCCTTTCTTGCTGCCTTCATTGCCAGTCATCAACTGGGCCTTCCACCAAAAACCATTATCAAGAATGCCATCGGGATGGGCGCATTTATCGCTACCAAAAAGGGTGGCTGTCCGGAATATGAAATTGAAGAATACGAAAAGTTTATTGACGAAATATTTTAA
- a CDS encoding SusC/RagA family TonB-linked outer membrane protein, with translation MRKIFLTWLFACMVTGLAFGQTRVISGVVTDNESLPLEAVTVVIVGTQKTVTTDAKGIFKIEASAGQSLRFIYIGAESVTIPITAESANLNIKLDIAINKLNEVVVTGYQKERKKDITGAVNVVDVAKIKDIPSGNAVKSLQGRVPGVLITTDGSPTGQATVRIRGIGTLGNNDPLYVIDGVPTKNGLEQLNQNDIESIQVLKDASSATIYGSRAANGVIIITTKKAKKGYSKIDFNASTSIQNYATKLKTLNAEERGRAYWQAAVNDKANPNNNQIYQYDWNNNFNNPVLNRVIFPEYIDAAKTMKAADTYWFDEIAQNSIIQSYDAALSNGGEKGNSLFSVGYYDNKGIVKESRSQKYTARFNSDYNYLDNKLKIGENFSASYIKNAQIPASDILFASLVQQPIVPVHTVNGGWGGPAAGMTDRQNPVRLIEDNKQNTYNFYRFFGNAYADYQIIPGLNFRTNFGVDYNGSYQRLLKKSYVSGFLADPANQVSNSQTYQGNIIWQNTLNYKITKDKHNLEILAGQEYIKNISQEFSASRQGLALENIDYAYLNAGTTNTLNGGSGAGNRLLSYFGKVNYSYNDRYIASVTLRRDGSSRFGKDNRYGTFPAFSLGWRMSEEKFIKDMGLFSDLKLRYGWGRSGNQEIPNNATRSLYSAIYGTDPTWDFDKGTAYDVTGAGTGQLPSGFTLIQQGNDNLKWESLRESNFGLDFGLWNNKLTGSVDYFIKKTSDILISPAYLAVLGDGGNSYSNGASLQNKGLDAILTYEDKIGNDFSFSLTGNFSLYRNKVTYLPKDVLASYPGNGTDKNVLGRPINSYFGYVADGLFTSQAEVDAYASQPGKGLGRIKYKDLNNDGVINDLDREFIGDNSPKFTYGLNVSLSYKNFDMSFFLQAINVDVVNDFKTYTDFSSLWTGTNWGSRTLDAWSPSNPGSTIPALTLVDRNNEGRFSTYFIENGTYLKLRNLQVGYNLKKALNMKIQNFRIFVQGSNLFTIKSKSFTGTDPEIPNYGFPVPVVGTLGVNITL, from the coding sequence ATGAGAAAAATTTTCCTTACCTGGCTTTTTGCCTGTATGGTAACAGGCCTGGCATTTGGCCAGACCAGGGTAATCAGCGGCGTTGTCACCGACAATGAATCCCTTCCCCTGGAGGCTGTGACCGTAGTGATCGTTGGTACCCAAAAAACGGTGACCACAGATGCCAAAGGTATTTTTAAAATTGAAGCGTCTGCCGGACAGTCGCTCAGGTTCATCTATATCGGAGCTGAATCAGTGACCATTCCCATTACTGCAGAATCGGCCAATCTTAATATCAAGCTCGACATCGCCATCAATAAGCTCAACGAGGTTGTGGTAACGGGCTATCAGAAGGAACGCAAAAAAGACATCACCGGAGCGGTTAATGTAGTTGATGTTGCAAAAATCAAAGACATACCCTCTGGTAATGCGGTTAAGTCACTTCAGGGCAGGGTTCCGGGGGTACTGATTACTACCGACGGCTCTCCAACCGGTCAGGCAACTGTAAGAATCCGCGGCATTGGAACCCTTGGCAATAACGATCCGCTTTACGTGATCGATGGCGTGCCAACCAAAAATGGACTTGAACAATTAAACCAGAATGATATTGAATCTATTCAGGTGCTTAAAGATGCGTCTTCAGCTACTATTTATGGTTCGCGTGCTGCGAATGGAGTAATAATCATTACCACCAAAAAGGCAAAAAAGGGATATTCAAAAATCGACTTTAATGCCTCAACCTCTATCCAGAACTACGCAACTAAGCTTAAAACACTTAATGCCGAGGAAAGGGGCCGTGCCTATTGGCAGGCTGCGGTAAACGATAAGGCCAACCCTAATAATAACCAGATCTATCAGTACGACTGGAACAATAACTTTAACAATCCAGTTCTCAACCGGGTGATTTTCCCTGAATATATCGATGCGGCAAAGACCATGAAAGCTGCAGACACTTACTGGTTTGATGAGATCGCACAGAATTCAATCATTCAATCCTACGATGCAGCCCTTTCCAATGGCGGGGAAAAGGGAAATAGTCTTTTTTCAGTAGGTTATTATGATAATAAGGGCATCGTAAAGGAGTCAAGAAGTCAGAAATATACGGCAAGATTCAATTCCGATTACAATTATCTTGATAACAAGCTAAAGATCGGTGAAAATTTCTCGGCAAGCTACATCAAAAATGCCCAGATCCCTGCCAGCGATATCCTTTTTGCCTCACTCGTACAGCAACCTATTGTTCCGGTGCATACCGTAAACGGAGGTTGGGGAGGCCCTGCAGCAGGAATGACCGATAGACAGAACCCGGTTAGACTAATAGAAGACAATAAGCAAAATACCTATAATTTTTACAGGTTCTTTGGAAATGCATATGCGGATTACCAGATCATTCCCGGACTAAACTTCAGGACAAATTTCGGTGTAGATTATAACGGTAGCTATCAGCGCCTGTTAAAGAAATCATATGTTTCGGGCTTTTTGGCCGATCCTGCAAACCAGGTTAGCAATTCTCAAACCTATCAGGGCAATATCATCTGGCAGAATACCCTTAACTATAAGATCACCAAGGATAAACATAACCTGGAGATACTCGCAGGTCAGGAATACATCAAGAACATCAGTCAGGAGTTTTCTGCAAGCAGACAAGGGCTGGCGCTTGAAAATATCGACTACGCCTACCTCAACGCAGGTACCACAAACACCCTCAACGGGGGAAGCGGGGCCGGAAACAGGCTATTGTCTTATTTCGGTAAGGTCAACTACAGCTACAACGACCGTTATATCGCCTCTGTTACCTTAAGGAGAGATGGCTCTTCGCGTTTTGGTAAGGATAACCGGTACGGTACTTTCCCTGCTTTCTCACTAGGTTGGAGAATGAGTGAAGAAAAGTTTATAAAGGATATGGGGCTGTTTTCTGATCTAAAACTCAGGTACGGTTGGGGCCGCTCTGGTAACCAGGAGATTCCCAATAATGCTACACGCTCGTTATACTCTGCTATCTACGGGACAGACCCTACCTGGGACTTTGATAAAGGAACTGCATATGATGTTACAGGCGCAGGTACAGGTCAGCTGCCCTCTGGTTTTACCCTTATCCAACAGGGCAACGACAACCTGAAATGGGAATCACTAAGAGAGTCGAATTTTGGTTTGGACTTTGGTTTATGGAACAATAAGCTTACTGGTTCTGTTGATTATTTTATTAAGAAAACCTCAGATATTCTAATCAGCCCGGCTTACCTGGCTGTACTTGGAGACGGAGGGAACAGTTACAGCAATGGGGCTTCGCTTCAAAACAAAGGGCTTGATGCCATTCTTACCTATGAAGATAAAATTGGTAATGATTTTAGCTTCAGCCTGACAGGTAATTTTTCGCTCTACAGGAACAAGGTAACTTATCTGCCTAAAGATGTGCTGGCTTCCTATCCTGGCAATGGAACGGATAAAAATGTACTCGGTAGGCCCATAAATTCATACTTCGGATATGTTGCTGATGGCCTCTTCACCTCACAGGCAGAGGTTGATGCTTATGCCAGCCAGCCTGGAAAAGGGTTAGGCAGGATTAAATATAAGGATCTAAACAACGATGGGGTGATTAATGACCTGGACAGGGAATTTATTGGCGACAATAGCCCAAAATTTACCTATGGTCTTAATGTATCCCTAAGTTATAAGAATTTTGATATGAGTTTTTTCCTTCAGGCCATCAATGTGGACGTGGTGAATGATTTTAAGACCTATACCGATTTTTCTTCACTTTGGACGGGTACGAACTGGGGCAGCAGAACACTTGATGCCTGGAGTCCTTCAAATCCCGGCTCTACCATTCCAGCGTTGACGCTTGTTGACCGCAATAATGAAGGAAGGTTCTCTACTTACTTTATTGAAAACGGAACTTATCTCAAGCTGCGTAACCTGCAGGTTGGCTATAATCTTAAAAAGGCACTCAATATGAAAATACAGAACTTCAGGATATTTGTTCAGGGCAGCAACCTGTTTACCATAAAGAGCAAATCTTTTACCGGCACTGATCCTGAGATTCCCAATTATGGATTTCCTGTGCCAGTTGTGGGTACCCTTGGGGTAAATATTACATTGTAA
- a CDS encoding RagB/SusD family nutrient uptake outer membrane protein encodes MKKLIYTFAFFATLFFSCEKALDEPAQGVVSGDDLNTPENIDKMVIAAYSALGNDHYTSPYSSMWPYGSVRGGDTYKGGDGPGDLSEFHLFETFSLNRPDNGLIDQLWFRLYVGIGRANDALRRVDAISASDYPNKVQRQGELRFLRGHFYFLLKILFKYVPFIDENTPKANYPTISNRALSNDALWTKIADDFRAAATALPVDQADKGRVNRNTAKAYLAKVLLYQAYTQSESNGVSSIDASKLNEVNTLCDEIIASGKFSLSADFANNFLAASDNGPESVFAIQYSKDDGTPKGRLDYGHALNYPMNQEYGCCGFNVPSHDLINAFKTGADGLPLFSTYNNTDAAASLDFQSSSFDPRLDHTVAKPGAPFKYKPTFVFQRSWSRAPAIYDAFASMKEAVLPDDASFQKVPPFIGSSKNWEIIRYSDVLLWKGEALIELARPLEAVPLINQVRNRANLSRGQLKNAAGNPTSNYNVQLYQPGVNCNWTQDFARQALRFERRLEFATEGYHFFDLVRWGIAAQTINAYFTVEKSRVAHLSDARFTAGRDEYFPIPLNQINFSSGVYKQNNGW; translated from the coding sequence ATGAAAAAATTAATATATACATTCGCATTCTTTGCTACTTTGTTCTTCTCATGCGAAAAAGCCCTTGATGAGCCAGCACAGGGTGTGGTTTCAGGAGATGATCTGAATACTCCGGAGAATATCGATAAAATGGTCATTGCGGCTTATTCAGCACTTGGAAACGATCACTATACCTCTCCATATTCAAGCATGTGGCCGTATGGAAGCGTTCGTGGCGGAGACACCTATAAAGGAGGAGATGGCCCTGGCGACTTGTCGGAATTTCATCTGTTCGAGACATTTTCCCTTAACAGACCTGATAACGGACTTATCGATCAGCTGTGGTTCAGGTTATATGTAGGGATAGGACGGGCGAACGATGCGCTCAGAAGGGTGGATGCCATCTCAGCCAGTGATTATCCTAACAAAGTTCAGCGTCAGGGAGAACTTCGCTTTTTAAGAGGTCATTTTTATTTTCTGCTCAAGATACTTTTTAAATATGTTCCCTTTATCGATGAGAATACACCAAAGGCAAACTACCCTACGATTTCAAACAGAGCATTGAGCAATGATGCCCTTTGGACAAAGATTGCAGATGATTTCAGGGCGGCCGCTACGGCCTTGCCGGTAGACCAGGCAGATAAGGGCAGGGTAAACAGAAATACGGCGAAAGCATATCTGGCCAAAGTGCTGTTGTATCAGGCCTATACCCAAAGCGAAAGCAATGGAGTAAGTAGTATTGATGCTTCGAAATTAAATGAGGTAAACACTTTATGCGATGAGATCATCGCATCAGGGAAATTCAGCCTGAGTGCAGATTTTGCCAACAATTTTTTAGCTGCTTCTGATAACGGTCCTGAATCTGTTTTTGCCATCCAGTATTCAAAAGATGATGGTACGCCAAAGGGTAGACTGGATTATGGGCATGCGCTTAACTATCCGATGAATCAGGAATATGGATGCTGCGGCTTTAATGTGCCCAGCCATGATCTGATCAATGCTTTTAAAACAGGAGCCGATGGTTTGCCTCTTTTTTCTACCTACAACAATACAGATGCGGCGGCTTCTCTCGACTTTCAGAGCAGTTCATTCGATCCAAGGCTTGATCATACCGTGGCCAAACCAGGTGCACCATTTAAATATAAGCCAACATTTGTATTCCAGCGCTCATGGTCAAGGGCGCCCGCTATTTATGATGCATTTGCCAGCATGAAAGAAGCTGTGCTTCCTGATGATGCTTCTTTTCAGAAAGTCCCGCCATTTATCGGAAGTTCTAAAAACTGGGAGATCATCCGCTACTCAGATGTGCTGTTATGGAAAGGAGAAGCGCTGATAGAACTGGCACGGCCACTGGAAGCTGTTCCTTTGATCAACCAAGTTAGAAACCGGGCAAACCTAAGTCGTGGCCAGTTGAAAAATGCAGCAGGAAACCCAACTTCAAATTATAACGTTCAGCTTTACCAACCTGGGGTAAACTGCAACTGGACTCAGGATTTTGCAAGGCAGGCACTAAGATTTGAAAGAAGACTTGAGTTTGCTACAGAAGGTTATCACTTTTTTGATTTGGTTAGGTGGGGCATTGCTGCACAGACTATTAACGCTTATTTTACGGTCGAAAAATCAAGGGTTGCCCATCTCTCGGATGCCAGGTTTACGGCCGGAAGGGATGAATATTTCCCGATTCCATTAAATCAGATTAACTTTAGTAGTGGCGTTTACAAGCAAAATAATGGATGGTAG
- a CDS encoding glycoside hydrolase family 32 protein, which produces MKNKFIRTAIFLLCSLFSIGANAQSAGGEKYRPAFHFSPKAHWMNDPNGMVYYNGVYHLFFQYHPGGTTWGPMHWGHATSRDLFTWEEKPIALYPDSLGTIFSGSAVIDKDNTAGFGKNAMVAIFTHHNQKIEEAKTGLHQYQSIAYSKDEGETWTKYKGNPVLPNPGITDFRDPKVMWFEQGKKWIMTLATKDRITFYSSPDLKAWKRESDFGASLGAHGGVWECPDLFSLKSNGKTVWVLLVSINPGGPNGGSATQYFTGSFDGNKFVPNSTQQKWVDYGADDYAGVTWSNTGDRKIFLGWMNNWQYANQVPTKTWRGATTIARELSLESAGNEYYLRSMPVREISPLLKSVYKVTNVSIGKELDLSSHIKPLNGKFKIDLSLAKSEKVDIVFENRDGEQLIIGYDEKNNNFFIDRTRSGDTSFEKGFAKKHIAQRISKSKNLKFSIIFDEASVELFSDNGLTVMTDIFFSHSFWDTLKIRTSSDIKLSDISVWTIDLKKRGR; this is translated from the coding sequence ATGAAAAACAAATTCATAAGAACGGCTATCTTTTTACTTTGCAGTCTATTTTCTATTGGTGCAAATGCTCAATCTGCAGGAGGCGAAAAATACCGGCCGGCTTTCCATTTCTCACCAAAGGCTCATTGGATGAATGATCCTAACGGAATGGTGTATTATAATGGCGTTTACCATCTTTTCTTTCAGTATCATCCCGGGGGTACAACCTGGGGGCCTATGCACTGGGGACATGCTACAAGCCGAGATTTATTTACCTGGGAAGAAAAACCTATAGCACTCTATCCGGATAGTTTGGGGACAATTTTTTCGGGAAGTGCCGTAATCGATAAAGACAATACCGCAGGATTCGGGAAGAACGCCATGGTGGCAATATTTACGCACCATAACCAAAAGATAGAAGAGGCCAAAACCGGCTTGCATCAATACCAGAGTATAGCTTACAGTAAAGATGAGGGCGAAACCTGGACTAAATATAAGGGAAATCCTGTGCTTCCAAACCCCGGGATTACCGATTTCAGGGATCCAAAGGTGATGTGGTTCGAGCAGGGAAAAAAATGGATCATGACCCTGGCTACAAAGGACAGAATTACTTTCTACTCCTCCCCAGACCTCAAAGCCTGGAAACGCGAAAGTGATTTTGGGGCCAGCCTGGGTGCCCATGGTGGGGTATGGGAATGCCCGGATCTATTTTCACTAAAAAGTAATGGTAAAACGGTTTGGGTACTTTTAGTCAGCATCAATCCCGGAGGCCCTAACGGAGGTTCTGCAACCCAGTACTTTACAGGAAGCTTTGATGGTAATAAATTCGTGCCCAATTCTACTCAACAAAAATGGGTGGATTACGGTGCCGATGATTATGCTGGGGTTACCTGGTCTAACACCGGCGACCGGAAGATCTTTCTTGGCTGGATGAATAACTGGCAGTATGCCAACCAGGTGCCCACCAAAACCTGGCGGGGTGCTACCACAATCGCCAGGGAACTATCTCTTGAAAGTGCCGGGAACGAGTATTATCTTCGTTCAATGCCTGTAAGGGAAATCTCTCCACTGTTAAAATCCGTGTACAAAGTAACTAATGTTTCTATTGGTAAGGAGCTTGATCTCTCTTCTCATATTAAGCCCCTGAATGGAAAGTTCAAAATCGACCTAAGTCTCGCAAAATCAGAAAAGGTGGATATTGTTTTTGAAAACCGTGACGGAGAGCAGCTCATTATTGGGTATGATGAAAAGAACAACAATTTTTTTATCGACAGGACGCGTTCTGGTGATACATCCTTTGAAAAGGGATTTGCTAAAAAACACATTGCTCAAAGGATTTCAAAATCCAAAAATTTAAAATTTAGCATAATTTTCGATGAGGCCTCAGTAGAGCTTTTTTCGGATAATGGATTGACGGTGATGACCGATATATTTTTCTCACACAGTTTCTGGGATACGCTCAAGATCCGCACCTCTTCAGATATTAAATTGAGTGACATATCGGTTTGGACGATTGATTTGAAAAAAAGGGGAAGATAA
- a CDS encoding LytR/AlgR family response regulator transcription factor: MELKCVIIDDEQYILNQIEELVSLTPGIIHEKSFDNAYDALTYSHNQKHVDIVFLDIEMPQINGIEAAKLLRPYCDFLVFVTGHVEYGAESFEIGVDGYLLKPVSEVKFIQQVQRLLETKSNEASTKNPDNFLLVKGGAKHKYLSIPLAKILYIKSMSNYIQVFLTDEEHISYHTLKHVEEAIRDRTEFLRINRSEMISFNHVKQVDGYQILMNNGKKFTVSRSYKNKFDEFLRSRLPGPGIR; encoded by the coding sequence ATGGAACTAAAATGCGTAATCATCGATGATGAACAATATATACTAAACCAAATCGAGGAACTTGTATCATTGACGCCGGGAATCATCCATGAAAAAAGTTTTGATAATGCTTATGATGCCTTAACCTATTCACATAATCAAAAACATGTTGATATCGTCTTTTTAGATATTGAAATGCCGCAGATCAATGGCATTGAAGCCGCAAAACTGCTTAGGCCTTACTGCGATTTTTTGGTATTCGTTACAGGACATGTGGAATACGGAGCGGAAAGTTTTGAGATCGGAGTAGATGGTTATTTACTTAAACCGGTAAGCGAAGTTAAATTTATTCAACAGGTTCAGCGTCTCCTGGAAACAAAGTCAAATGAAGCATCCACTAAAAATCCAGATAACTTTTTACTGGTGAAGGGAGGCGCAAAACATAAATATCTCAGCATACCGCTCGCTAAGATCCTATACATTAAATCAATGTCCAACTATATACAGGTTTTCTTAACTGATGAAGAACACATAAGCTATCATACCTTGAAGCATGTAGAAGAAGCTATCCGGGATAGGACTGAATTTTTGAGAATTAACAGGTCTGAAATGATATCCTTTAACCACGTCAAGCAGGTTGATGGATATCAAATCTTAATGAATAACGGAAAAAAATTTACGGTAAGCAGAAGTTATAAGAATAAATTTGACGAATTTTTGCGCAGCCGTTTACCTGGTCCTGGTATCAGATAA
- a CDS encoding SDR family oxidoreductase, whose product MENENNNKIGRRTALGGIGVGIAAVAAAPLFNASGNTAGGSVNSAPLEDPKMKFPRPPFKEQKQPWPGLASKMDPKPDHGEQSYKGSGRLTGRKALITGGDSGMGRAAAIAYAREGADVAINYLPEEEADAREVVELIKKAGRKAVAIPGDLRNEEFCKKLIDDAVKQLGGLDILVSNAARQQTHESILDISTEEFDWTMKTNIYAPFWLIKAALPHLKPGSSIIGTTSEQANDPSAELYDYAQTKAATTSFVRSLAKQLAPKGIRVNGVAPGPIWTALQVSGGATMEKLKSFGSATPLGRPGQPAELGSIYVQLAANDASYSTGQVYGAMGGGGQP is encoded by the coding sequence ATGGAAAACGAGAATAACAACAAAATCGGGCGGAGAACAGCTCTGGGCGGAATCGGTGTGGGGATCGCGGCGGTGGCGGCAGCGCCTTTGTTCAATGCTTCGGGAAATACAGCGGGTGGATCTGTTAACTCAGCTCCCCTGGAAGATCCCAAAATGAAATTTCCACGTCCACCTTTTAAGGAGCAGAAACAGCCTTGGCCGGGATTGGCGAGCAAAATGGACCCAAAACCGGATCACGGTGAACAAAGTTATAAAGGATCGGGAAGATTGACCGGAAGAAAGGCGCTGATCACTGGAGGTGATTCAGGGATGGGCCGTGCTGCGGCAATAGCCTATGCCAGGGAAGGAGCCGATGTAGCTATTAATTATCTGCCTGAGGAAGAAGCGGATGCAAGAGAAGTGGTTGAACTGATCAAAAAAGCGGGTAGAAAGGCAGTTGCAATACCTGGCGACCTGCGCAATGAAGAATTCTGTAAAAAACTTATTGATGATGCGGTAAAACAGTTAGGAGGATTGGATATATTGGTCAGCAATGCGGCAAGGCAGCAAACGCATGAATCCATACTTGATATCAGCACAGAAGAATTTGACTGGACAATGAAAACCAATATTTATGCACCGTTTTGGTTGATAAAAGCAGCTCTTCCGCATTTAAAACCAGGTTCATCAATTATCGGTACAACCTCTGAGCAGGCAAATGATCCCTCGGCTGAATTATATGATTACGCCCAGACCAAAGCCGCAACCACTAGCTTCGTGCGTTCACTGGCAAAACAACTAGCCCCAAAAGGAATTCGCGTGAACGGTGTAGCGCCGGGACCGATCTGGACAGCATTACAGGTAAGTGGTGGAGCTACAATGGAAAAGTTGAAATCATTTGGAAGTGCAACGCCGCTTGGCAGACCGGGACAGCCTGCTGAACTTGGATCCATATATGTTCAGCTCGCCGCAAACGATGCCAGTTACTCAACCGGTCAGGTATATGGCGCGATGGGCGGTGGAGGGCAACCCTAA
- a CDS encoding MPN domain-containing protein: MEPTANLDMERYIFDIATDDGIRQAIVESRGECNSINLGDSFLGTTWQDQNRGMQWKTADQALEQYLWDIAASLSQVFSRNGFPTLLKGAYPDIVQTVWKSSETLEVTLNPNTCLEVFSTFLKDEVLNLVDFEEHLDLIVKNKDDEYFKIIGVN; encoded by the coding sequence ATGGAGCCTACCGCAAACCTGGATATGGAAAGATATATTTTTGATATAGCAACCGATGATGGAATCAGACAAGCCATTGTTGAAAGTCGTGGCGAATGTAATAGCATAAACCTTGGTGATAGTTTTCTTGGCACCACGTGGCAGGATCAGAATAGGGGCATGCAGTGGAAAACAGCAGATCAAGCCTTAGAGCAATACCTTTGGGATATTGCCGCTTCACTTTCCCAGGTGTTTTCGAGAAATGGATTTCCTACACTGCTCAAAGGTGCTTACCCAGATATTGTACAGACTGTATGGAAATCCAGCGAAACACTGGAAGTCACCCTCAATCCAAATACCTGTCTGGAAGTGTTTTCCACCTTTCTAAAAGACGAAGTTTTGAACCTGGTCGACTTTGAAGAGCATCTGGATCTGATCGTCAAAAATAAAGATGATGAATATTTTAAAATCATCGGAGTAAACTAA